The region CACAAGAGTTAATGTTTAAACACCTTGGATTTAGCAAAGAGGAAGCAGAGAAACAATTTGGCTTCTTAATGAATGCATTCCAATATGGAGCACCACCTCATGGAGGGTTAGCTTTTGGTTTGGATAGGTTAGTTGCCATCTTAGGAGGACAAGAGACCATTAGAGATTTCATCGCGTTCCCTAAAAACAACTCTGGTAGAGACGTTATGATTGACGCTCCAGCGACAATCACTCCAGAACAATTAGAAGAATTACATATTACAGTAGTACAGCCACAAGCATAATAATAGAAAAGGGAGTTACTAATTCAAGTAACTCCCTTTTTATATCTACCCTTTTTGAAACTTACTTTCCATTATAAGTATTCATAGCATTGTTAAGTCCTGCAAGAGCAAACTCTTGTATTGCCTTAGAGGCTATTTTAAGACGTTCTGGTAGAAGTTCTTTCTCCTTATCGTCCCATACTCCCAAAACATAATCTACTTGCTGTCCTTTCTTAAATTCATCACTAATCCCAAATCTAAAACGTGGGTATGCTGCTGAGTTTAATGTAGCTTGTATACTCTTAAGTCCGTTGTGTCCTCCGTCAGATCCTTTTGCTTTAATCCTGATTGTACCAAAAGCAAGATTCAAATCATCTGTAATGACAAGTATATTCTCAACAGGTATCTTTTCCTTCTCCATCCAATACTGCACAGCCTTCCCACTAAGGTTCATATAAGTATTAGGTTTAAGAAGTAACAGTGTTCTTCCTTTAACCTTCACTTCAGCTAAACTTCCTAGTTTTACAGTTTGCCAGTCACCACCAAGTTCTCTCGCTATTTCGTCTACTACCTTAAACCCGATATTATGACGTGTATTAATATATTCAGCACCTATATTTCCTAATCCGATAATTAAAAACTTCTTCATCTCTCTATTAATGACATAATTAATTGAATTGCAAAAATACATTAAACGAGATAAGTAACCTTATATATAGCACAAAAAAAAGCATCTGTGTAAACACAGATGCCTTTGGAAAATATCTTGCTAAAAAAATTATTTTTTCTTTGCAGGAGTTTTTGCTGCTTTTGCTGCTTCTTGAGCTGCTTTCATAGCTGCACGAGAAATTCTTACTTGACAGATTACAGTGTTATCAGTGTGTAACAATTTATAATTGTTAACAGCAACGTCAGTAACATATAATTTGTTACCCATTTCTAAATGAGAGATGTTTACTTCAACGAAATCAGGTAAGTTAGCTGGTAAAGCTCTTACTTTTAATTTACGTAAGTTTAAGTTTAATACACCTCCAGCCATTACACCTTTAGCATTTCCGTTAAGCTTAACAGGAACTTCTAATGTAATTTCTTTATCCTCGTGTAATTGGTAGAAATCAATGTGTAAGATTTCATCAGATACTGGGTGAAATTGGATATCTTGTAAGATAGCGTTGAAAGTTTTTCCACCTTCCAATTCAATTACCACTGTGTGTACGTTTGGAGTGTAAACTAAATTTTTGAATGCTTTCTCTTCTGCTGAAAAGTGCACAGCTGCTTCAGTTCCTCCGTATAACACGCAAGGTACCAATCCAGCATTACGTAAGGCTTTAGTTGATACTTTACCTACGCTTTCTCTTTCTGATCCTTTAATCGTAATTGATTTCATTTAAATATATTTAAAAAATTAATAAATTCTAAACTACAAAAGTCTTACTAATAGACTCGTTAGCATGTACATTATGCATAACTTCTCCAAACAATGGCG is a window of Myroides oncorhynchi DNA encoding:
- the pth gene encoding aminoacyl-tRNA hydrolase; protein product: MKKFLIIGLGNIGAEYINTRHNIGFKVVDEIARELGGDWQTVKLGSLAEVKVKGRTLLLLKPNTYMNLSGKAVQYWMEKEKIPVENILVITDDLNLAFGTIRIKAKGSDGGHNGLKSIQATLNSAAYPRFRFGISDEFKKGQQVDYVLGVWDDKEKELLPERLKIASKAIQEFALAGLNNAMNTYNGK
- a CDS encoding 50S ribosomal protein L25/general stress protein Ctc — protein: MKSITIKGSERESVGKVSTKALRNAGLVPCVLYGGTEAAVHFSAEEKAFKNLVYTPNVHTVVIELEGGKTFNAILQDIQFHPVSDEILHIDFYQLHEDKEITLEVPVKLNGNAKGVMAGGVLNLNLRKLKVRALPANLPDFVEVNISHLEMGNKLYVTDVAVNNYKLLHTDNTVICQVRISRAAMKAAQEAAKAAKTPAKKK